One Calditrichia bacterium DNA window includes the following coding sequences:
- a CDS encoding adenylosuccinate synthase, with protein sequence MSVVVVVGAQWGDEGKGKIVDLLSADFDIVARYQGGANAGHTVKIHDKKYVLHLIPSGILQPGVECVIGNGVVIDPVALMEEIRLLEDQGISVDGRLWISQNAHLIMPYHKLLDTASEEKQGADKIGTTKRGIGPAYVDKVNRKGIRIVDLLDRESFARKLRRNLEEKNEYLNKIYGVLPLDIEAIVDEYLEFDKLIDPYIKDVSVLLNNAIADGKSILLEGAQGTLLDVDHGTYPYVTSSNPSSGGAGIGVGIGPTRINEVMGVMKAYTTRVGEGPFPTELLNAEGELLRKEGAEFGATTGRPRRCGWFDGVVARYAIRINGITSLAITKLDVLDKFKEIKVCTGYQVNGKFMKEFPTNLKVLQDCQPVYETLPGWQQPTTECRTWDDLPKVAQDYLNYLKDFMGVDIKIISVGSKRSQTIRNS encoded by the coding sequence ATGTCCGTTGTTGTGGTAGTTGGCGCCCAATGGGGCGACGAAGGTAAAGGCAAAATTGTGGATCTGCTCAGCGCAGATTTTGATATTGTGGCGCGGTATCAGGGCGGTGCAAATGCCGGACATACGGTCAAAATTCACGATAAAAAATATGTGCTGCACCTGATTCCCAGCGGCATTTTGCAACCGGGTGTGGAATGTGTCATCGGCAACGGCGTGGTTATTGATCCGGTGGCACTGATGGAAGAAATCCGGCTGCTGGAAGATCAGGGCATCAGCGTTGACGGACGGTTGTGGATCAGCCAAAACGCTCACCTGATTATGCCTTATCACAAATTGCTGGACACAGCCAGCGAAGAAAAACAGGGCGCGGACAAAATCGGCACAACCAAACGAGGCATCGGTCCGGCGTATGTGGACAAAGTGAATCGCAAAGGCATTCGCATTGTTGACCTGCTCGACCGCGAAAGCTTTGCCCGGAAACTCCGCCGCAATCTCGAAGAAAAAAACGAATATCTCAACAAAATTTACGGCGTGCTGCCGCTGGATATCGAAGCCATTGTGGATGAATATCTGGAATTTGACAAACTGATCGATCCGTATATTAAAGATGTTTCCGTGCTGCTCAACAATGCAATTGCCGATGGCAAATCCATTTTGCTGGAAGGCGCGCAAGGCACATTGCTGGATGTCGATCACGGCACTTATCCGTATGTCACATCGTCCAATCCCAGCAGCGGCGGTGCCGGCATTGGCGTTGGTATTGGTCCCACCCGCATCAACGAGGTGATGGGTGTGATGAAAGCCTACACCACCCGTGTTGGCGAAGGTCCGTTCCCCACGGAATTGCTGAATGCCGAAGGCGAACTGCTCCGCAAAGAAGGCGCAGAATTTGGCGCAACCACCGGACGCCCGCGACGCTGCGGCTGGTTCGATGGCGTTGTGGCACGCTATGCCATCCGCATCAACGGTATCACCTCACTGGCAATCACCAAGCTGGATGTGCTCGATAAATTCAAAGAAATCAAGGTGTGCACCGGTTATCAGGTCAACGGAAAATTCATGAAAGAATTTCCCACCAATCTGAAAGTACTGCAGGATTGCCAACCGGTTTACGAAACCTTGCCCGGCTGGCAGCAGCCGACAACCGAATGCCGCACATGGGACGATCTCCCCAAAGTTGCCCAGGATTATCTGAATTATTTAAAAGATTTTATGGGAGTGGACATCAAAATTATCTCGGTGGGCTCCAAACGCAGCCAAACCATTCGCAATTCTTAA
- a CDS encoding STAS domain-containing protein: MSLLKEQQNDVTVLRLQGDVMGGPEAVQINDEINQLLDNSTLKVVIDLAKVQRMNSSGLGILINALSTFKKNGGDLKLASPTPIVQNLLKITRLNSLFESYDTVDAAVASF, encoded by the coding sequence ATGAGTTTGTTGAAAGAACAGCAAAATGATGTTACAGTTTTACGCCTGCAAGGCGACGTAATGGGCGGCCCGGAAGCCGTTCAGATCAATGACGAAATTAACCAGTTGCTGGATAACAGCACCTTGAAAGTCGTGATCGATTTGGCGAAAGTGCAACGGATGAACAGCAGCGGTTTGGGAATTCTTATCAACGCGCTGTCTACATTCAAAAAAAATGGCGGCGACCTGAAACTGGCATCGCCCACTCCGATTGTGCAAAATTTGCTGAAAATCACCCGCCTGAACAGTCTGTTTGAAAGCTACGACACGGTAGATGCCGCAGTTGCCAGCTTTTAA